One genomic window of Magnolia sinica isolate HGM2019 chromosome 3, MsV1, whole genome shotgun sequence includes the following:
- the LOC131241284 gene encoding uncharacterized protein LOC131241284 — translation MVREKDVCWEYAEKLEGNKVKCKFCLRILNGGISRLKHHLSRLPSKGVHPCSKVRDDVTDKVRAIIAMKEEGKEAASAKKQRLAESKSPGNISAIKALTSIEMTPPIMKIFPSGPTVVPQPSSDRESAERSIALFFFENKLDSSAARSSSYQQMIEAVSKCGQGFRGPSSEALRTTWLQRIKSEVILQSREMEKEWSITGCTIIADTWTDNKSRALINFLVSSPSGTFFHKSVDASMYFKNTKCLSDLFDSVIQDCGPENVVQVITDNALNYVGVGNHILQNYSTIFWSPCASHCLNLILEDFCKIDWVHRCISQAQSVSRFIYNHMWILDLMRKFTGGQEVVRTSITKAASNFLSLQSLLRNRSRLRHMFNSPEYSSSSYANKTQSISCIDILEDNNFWRVVEEIVAVSEPLLKVLRDVAGGKPAVGSIYESMTKAKESIRTYYIMDENKCKLFLDIVDGRWRNELHLPLHSAAAFLNPSIQYNQDSKFLAHIKEEFLTVLEKLLPTPELRHDITGQIFAFKKAQGMFGCSIARESRNTIPPGIWWDEYGDSAPGLQRVAIRILSQVCSASTFERNWSTFQQIHSEKRNRLDKETLNDLLYISYNLKLANRVKGKPADIDPIIVEDVDMTSDWVEETENPNPTQWLDRFGPTLDGGDLNTRQFNSTIFSSNDHIFGL, via the exons A TGGTTCGAGAGAAGGACGTGTGTTGGGAATATGCCGAGAAGTTAGAAGGAAACAAGGTCAAATGCAAATTTTGCCTTAGAATTTTGAATGGGGGGATCAGTAGGTTGAAGCATCATCTATCTCGATTACCAAGTAAAGGCGTTCATCCGTGTAGCAAAGTAAGAGATGATGTTACTGACAAGGTGAGAGCTATAATAGCAATGAAGGAGGAAGGTAAAGAAGCCGCTAGTGCTAAAAAACAACGATTAGCTGAATCCAAATCTCCAGGAAATATTTCAGCTATTAAAGCTCTTACATCCATAGAGATGACACCTCCAATTATGAAAATTTTTCCGTCTGGCCCAACAGTTGTGCCCCAGCCTTCATCTGATAGAGAAAGTGCGGAGAGAAGCATTGCTCTATTCTTCTTCGAAAATAAGTTGGATTCCAGTGCCGCACGGTCTTCTTCCTATCAGCAGATGATAGAGGCGGTCTCAAAGTGTGGCCAAGGTTTCAGGGGCCCTTCATCGGAAGCTTTGAGGACCACGTGGTTGCAAAGAATTAAATCTGAAGTCATTCTGCAATCAAGGGAAATGGAGAAAGAATGGTCGATAACAGGTTGTACGATCATTGCAGATACATGGACTGATAATAAATCGAGGGCCTTAATAAACTTCTTGGTTTCATCACCTTCTGGAACCTTTTTCCACAAATCCGTTGATGCATCTATGTACTTCAAGAACACGAAATGCCTGTCTGACTTATTCGACTCAGTTATTCAAGATTGTGGCCCGGAAAATGTTGTTCAAGTAATCACAGATAATGCCTTGAACTATGTTGGTGTAGGAAATCACATCTTGCAGAACTACAGTACGATCTTCTGGTCACCTTGTGCTTCTCATTGCTTGAATTTGATCTTGGAAGATTTTTGCAAGATTGATTGGGTGCACAGATGCATCTCACAAGCACAATCTGTTTCCAGGTTCATTTACAATCACATGTGGATACTTGATCTAATGAGAAAATTCACAGGGGGACAAGAAGTTGTCCGCACAAGTATTACAAAGGCTGCTTCCAACTTCCTCTCCTTGCAGTCATTGTTGAGGAATAGGTCGAGGTTACGGCACATGTTCAATAGTCCGGAATATTCATCTTCCTCATATGCCAACAAAACTCAAAGCATATCTTGTATCGACATCCTTGAGGATAACAATTTCTGGAGAGTTGTTGAAGAAATAGTAGCTGTTTCGGAGCCTTTACTAAAAGTACTGAGGGATGTTGCTGGAGGAAAGCCGGCTGTCGGATCAATTTATGAATCTATGACCAAGGCCAAGGAATCTATCAGGACATACTACATAATGGATGAGAACAAGTGCAAGTTGTTCTTGGACATAGTTGACGGGAGGTGGCGGAATGAGCTCCACTTACCTCTCCATTCCGCAGCGGCATTTTTGAATCCCAGTATCCAATACAATCAGGATAGTAAATTCCTTGCACACATAAAGGAAGAGTTCCTTACCGTTCTGGAAAAGCTACTGCCAACGCCGGAATTGAGACATGACATTACTGGACAGATCTTTGCATTTAAAAAAGCACAAGGGATGTTTGGCTGTAGCATAGCTAGGGAGTCCCGTAACACAATCCCACCAG GGATATGGTGGGATGAATATGGCGATTCAGCGCCGGGGTTGCAACGGGTTGCTATTAGAATACTTAGCCAAGTTTGCAGCGCTTCTACTTTTGAGAGGAACTGGAGCACCTTTCAGCAGATTCACTCTGAAAAGCGCAATAGGCTGGATAAAGAGACATTGAATGACCTTCTATACATAAGTTACAATCTCAAGTTGGCAAACCGTGTGAAAGGAAAGCCTGCGGACATTGATCCTATTATTGTTGAGGACGTAGATATGACTTCGGATTGGGTGGAGGAGACTgaaaaccctaacccaacccagtgGCTTGATCGGTTTGGTCCcactttagatggtggagatttgAATACAAGGCAATTTAACAGCACCATCTTTAGTTCAAATGATCATATATTTGGGTTGTGA
- the LOC131241286 gene encoding exosome complex component RRP41 homolog isoform X2 — protein sequence MEFVSPEGLRLDGRRPMEMRKIRAEIGAVAKADGSAVFEMGNTKVIAAVYGPREVQNRSQQITDQALVRCEYSMANFSTGDRMRRPKGDRRSTEISLVIRQTMEACILTHLMPRSQIDIFVQVLQADGGTRSACINAATLALADAGIPMRDLVTSCSAGYLNSTPLLDLNYVEDSAGGADVTVGILAKMDKVTLLQVLLENTKQLEYRRGI from the exons ATGGAGTTTGTAAGCCCGGAAGGACTTCGATTAGATGGCCGTCGTCCCATGGAA atgAGGAAAATTCGAGCGGAGATTGGTGCAGTTGCGAAAGCTGATGG CTCTGCTGTTTTCGAGATGGGGAACACCAAAGTCATTGCTGCAGTCTACGGGCCTAGAGAG gtcCAAAATAGGAGCCAACAAATTACTGACCAGGCACTG GTGCGGTGTGAGTACAGCATGGCCAATTTTAGCACAGGAGACCGCATGAGAAGGCCAAAGGGTGACAG GCGATCCACAGAAATATCTCTAGTAATCCGTCAAACCATGGAAGCTTGCATATTGACTCACTTAATGCCTCGTTCTCAG ATAGACATATTTGTCCAAGTTCTTCAAGCTGATGGAG GAACGAGATCTGCATGCATCAATGCTGCAACATTGGCCCTTGCAGATGCCGGGATTCCAATGCGTGATCTTGTCACATCATGCAGTGCTGGATATCTTAACAGCACTCCTTTGCTGG ACCTGAACTATGTAGAAGATAGTGCTGGAGGTGCAGATGTCACCGTAGGGATCCTAGCAAAGATGGATAAAGTGACTCTTCTTCAG GTGCTGTTGGAGAATACCAAACAGTTGGAGTATCGACGAGGCATATAG
- the LOC131241286 gene encoding exosome complex component RRP41 homolog isoform X1 → MEFVSPEGLRLDGRRPMEMRKIRAEIGAVAKADGSAVFEMGNTKVIAAVYGPREVQNRSQQITDQALVRCEYSMANFSTGDRMRRPKGDRRSTEISLVIRQTMEACILTHLMPRSQIDIFVQVLQADGGTRSACINAATLALADAGIPMRDLVTSCSAGYLNSTPLLDLNYVEDSAGGADVTVGILAKMDKVTLLQMDAKLPMDIFENVMELATEGCKAVAHYIREVLLENTKQLEYRRGI, encoded by the exons ATGGAGTTTGTAAGCCCGGAAGGACTTCGATTAGATGGCCGTCGTCCCATGGAA atgAGGAAAATTCGAGCGGAGATTGGTGCAGTTGCGAAAGCTGATGG CTCTGCTGTTTTCGAGATGGGGAACACCAAAGTCATTGCTGCAGTCTACGGGCCTAGAGAG gtcCAAAATAGGAGCCAACAAATTACTGACCAGGCACTG GTGCGGTGTGAGTACAGCATGGCCAATTTTAGCACAGGAGACCGCATGAGAAGGCCAAAGGGTGACAG GCGATCCACAGAAATATCTCTAGTAATCCGTCAAACCATGGAAGCTTGCATATTGACTCACTTAATGCCTCGTTCTCAG ATAGACATATTTGTCCAAGTTCTTCAAGCTGATGGAG GAACGAGATCTGCATGCATCAATGCTGCAACATTGGCCCTTGCAGATGCCGGGATTCCAATGCGTGATCTTGTCACATCATGCAGTGCTGGATATCTTAACAGCACTCCTTTGCTGG ACCTGAACTATGTAGAAGATAGTGCTGGAGGTGCAGATGTCACCGTAGGGATCCTAGCAAAGATGGATAAAGTGACTCTTCTTCAG ATGGATGCAAAACTACCCATGGATATCTTTGAAAATGTCATGGAACTTGCAACAGAAGGATGCAAAGCAGTTGCTCATTACATTCGGGAA GTGCTGTTGGAGAATACCAAACAGTTGGAGTATCGACGAGGCATATAG